A window from Aquabacterium sp. NJ1 encodes these proteins:
- the ugpQ gene encoding glycerophosphodiester phosphodiesterase: MTQYGSPATHWPYPCWIAHRGAGKLAPENTMAAFRLGAEHGFAMFECDVKLSADGEPFLLHDAELDRTTNGQGVAGVLKWDALSRLDAGSWHGRTYAGEPLLRLEALSRWLQALGLMVNLEIKPTPGEEVRTGRIVAQHVARLWAQSQIKPLLSSFSVDALRAAQEAQPELPRALLLDKWVRDAVDQAQSLGCQALVVNQTQLDADRIELGHAVGLKMLTYTVNDASRASTLWLSGLDGLITDRVDLFEPQARLGANPAQLMYVAEEFIA; this comes from the coding sequence ATGACCCAATACGGATCCCCAGCCACCCATTGGCCTTATCCATGCTGGATTGCCCACCGTGGTGCGGGCAAGCTGGCGCCCGAAAACACCATGGCTGCCTTCCGCCTGGGGGCCGAGCACGGCTTTGCGATGTTCGAGTGCGACGTCAAGCTCAGCGCTGACGGCGAACCCTTTTTGCTGCACGACGCCGAGCTGGACCGCACGACCAACGGCCAAGGCGTGGCCGGTGTGCTCAAGTGGGATGCCTTGTCGCGCCTGGACGCCGGCAGCTGGCATGGCCGCACCTACGCTGGCGAGCCGCTGCTGCGCCTGGAAGCCCTCTCGCGCTGGCTGCAGGCCCTGGGCCTGATGGTCAACCTGGAGATCAAGCCCACGCCCGGCGAAGAAGTGCGCACGGGCCGCATCGTGGCCCAGCATGTGGCCCGCCTTTGGGCGCAGTCGCAGATCAAGCCGCTGCTGAGCTCCTTCAGCGTGGACGCCTTGCGTGCCGCGCAGGAAGCCCAGCCCGAATTGCCTCGTGCGCTGTTGCTGGACAAGTGGGTGCGCGACGCGGTGGACCAGGCCCAGTCTCTGGGCTGCCAGGCGCTGGTGGTCAACCAGACCCAGCTCGATGCGGACCGGATCGAATTGGGCCATGCCGTCGGTTTGAAGATGCTGACGTACACCGTCAACGACGCGTCGCGCGCCAGCACCTTGTGGTTGTCTGGCCTGGATGGGCTGATCACGGACCGGGTCGACCTGTTCGAGCCTCAGGCCCGCCTGGGCGCCAACCCCGCCCAATTGATGTACGTGGCCGAAGAGTTCATCGCCTGA